In Chelonia mydas isolate rCheMyd1 chromosome 20, rCheMyd1.pri.v2, whole genome shotgun sequence, a single genomic region encodes these proteins:
- the STX10 gene encoding syntaxin-10 isoform X2 has protein sequence MALEDPFSAVRREVQKAVNTARGLYGRWCELLQETRVVSTEEFDWTTNELRNSLRSIEWDLEDLEETIGIVESNPRKFRIEASELTERRAFVKQMRDSVKEMRDHISSPSALAIAERKNREMLIGGGASQKPPPEQYGPLREELVSANSRYIEEQQLQQQLIVDQQDEQLELVSGSIRVLKHMSGQVGDELEEQSLMLEEFAQEMDSTQSRMDGVLKKMAKVSHMTSKTKPDDDGNERETNPKAAKKPRCRFPTQIRKVKSRFERKRKQS, from the exons ATGGCCCTGGAGGACCCGTTCTCCGCCGTGCGGAG ggaggTGCAGAAGGCCGTGAACACGGCCCGGGGGCTCTACGGGCGCTGGTGCGAGCTGCTGCAGGAGACTCGTGTGGTCAGCACGGAGGAGTTCGACTGGACCACGAACGAGCTGCGCAACAGCCTGCGTAGCATCGAGTGGGACCTGGAGGATCTGGAGGAGACCATCG GCATCGTGGAGTCGAACCCTCGCAAGTTCAGGATCGAAGCCAGCGAGCTGACGGAGAGACGGGCCTTCGTGAAACAGATGCGGGACTCTGTCAAG GAGATGCGAGATCACATATCCAGCCCGTCAGCCCTGGCCATCGCCGAGCGGAAAAACAGAGAG ATGCTGATTGGCGGTGGGGCCAGCCAGAAGCCCCCCCCGGAGCAATACGGCCCGCTGCGGGAGGAGCTGGTGTCCGCCAATTCCCGCTATATTGAGGAGCAGCAACTGCAGCAGCAG CTGATCGTAGACCAGCAGGATGAGCAGCTGGAGCTGGTGTCGGGCAGCATCCGGGTCTTGAAGCACATGTCGGGCCAGGTTGGGGATGAGCTGGAGGAGCAGAGCtt GATGCTGGAGGAGTTTGCCCAGGAGATGGACAGCACCCAGTCCCGCATGGATGGCGTGCTGAAGAAGATGGCCAAGGTGTCCCACATGACCA GC aaaacaaaacctgacGATGATGGCAACGAAAGGGAAACCAACCCAAAAGCTGCGAAAAAACCCAGGTGCCGCTTCCCAACTCAAATACGGAAAGTGAAGTCCAGATTCGAAAGAAAACGCAAACAATCGTGA
- the STX10 gene encoding syntaxin-10 isoform X1, producing MALEDPFSAVRREVQKAVNTARGLYGRWCELLQETRVVSTEEFDWTTNELRNSLRSIEWDLEDLEETIGIVESNPRKFRIEASELTERRAFVKQMRDSVKEMRDHISSPSALAIAERKNREMLIGGGASQKPPPEQYGPLREELVSANSRYIEEQQLQQQLIVDQQDEQLELVSGSIRVLKHMSGQVGDELEEQSLMLEEFAQEMDSTQSRMDGVLKKMAKVSHMTSDRRQWCAIGILLVLLIVVLILFFTL from the exons ATGGCCCTGGAGGACCCGTTCTCCGCCGTGCGGAG ggaggTGCAGAAGGCCGTGAACACGGCCCGGGGGCTCTACGGGCGCTGGTGCGAGCTGCTGCAGGAGACTCGTGTGGTCAGCACGGAGGAGTTCGACTGGACCACGAACGAGCTGCGCAACAGCCTGCGTAGCATCGAGTGGGACCTGGAGGATCTGGAGGAGACCATCG GCATCGTGGAGTCGAACCCTCGCAAGTTCAGGATCGAAGCCAGCGAGCTGACGGAGAGACGGGCCTTCGTGAAACAGATGCGGGACTCTGTCAAG GAGATGCGAGATCACATATCCAGCCCGTCAGCCCTGGCCATCGCCGAGCGGAAAAACAGAGAG ATGCTGATTGGCGGTGGGGCCAGCCAGAAGCCCCCCCCGGAGCAATACGGCCCGCTGCGGGAGGAGCTGGTGTCCGCCAATTCCCGCTATATTGAGGAGCAGCAACTGCAGCAGCAG CTGATCGTAGACCAGCAGGATGAGCAGCTGGAGCTGGTGTCGGGCAGCATCCGGGTCTTGAAGCACATGTCGGGCCAGGTTGGGGATGAGCTGGAGGAGCAGAGCtt GATGCTGGAGGAGTTTGCCCAGGAGATGGACAGCACCCAGTCCCGCATGGATGGCGTGCTGAAGAAGATGGCCAAGGTGTCCCACATGACCAGTG acCGACGCCAGTGGTGTGCGATTGGCATTCTGCTCGTTCTCCTCATCGTGGTGCTTATCCTCTTCTTCACTCTGTAA
- the IER2 gene encoding immediate early response gene 2 protein: MEVQKEAQRIMTLSVWKMYNSRLQRGGLRLHRSLQLSLVMRSAREVYLSAKLEEDEEGGLGPQPCLGEEGAGQPPLPAAASPGPQAPEERAAPADRGSAPGAGEPEPMETQDSSGDVPQAPAPPAAPAPGAGRRPARGVSLPPAGKASRKRRSSSLDKPGAAEAGLVPTKKARLEAAEEEGERQPQGQDGPFPSLAKVLQTRFSGMLRGGPPKGPEPTPGCRPGDGVLSILVRAVVAF; this comes from the coding sequence ATGGAGGTGCAGAAGGAAGCCCAGCGCATCATGACCCTGTCGGTGTGGAAGATGTACAACTCCCGCCTGCAGCGCGGCGGCCTCCGGCTGCACCGGAGCCTGCAGCTCTCGCTGGTCATGCGGAGCGCCCGGGAGGTCTATCTCTCCGCCAAGctggaggaggacgaggaggggGGACTTGGGCCGCAGCCCtgcctgggggaggaaggggccggcCAGCCCCCGCTGCCGGCCGccgcctcccccggcccccaggccCCGGAGGAGCGGGCAGCCCCCGCGGACCGTGGAAGCGCCCCGGGCGCCGGCGAGCCGGAGCCCATGGAGACGCAGGACAGCAGCGGGGACGTGCCCCAGGCGCCCGCCCCTCCGGCGGCTCCAGCGCCCGGGGCGGGTAGGCGGCCGGCGCGGGGGGTTTCGTTGCCGCCCGCGGGCAAAGCCAGCAGGAAGCGGCGGAGCAGCAGCTTGGACAAGCCGGGGGCGGCCGAGGCCGGGCTGGTGCCCACCAAGAAGGCCCGGCTGGAGGCGGCGGAGGAGGAGGGCGAGCGGCAGCCCCAGGGACAGGacggccccttccccagcctggccaaAGTCCTGCAGACCCGCTTCTCCGGGATGCTGCGGGGCGGCCCGCCCAAGGGCCCCGAGCCCACGCCGGGCTGCCGGCCCGGGGACGGGGTGCTCAGCATACTGGTCCGAGCCGTGGTGGCCTTTTAA